The Syntrophorhabdaceae bacterium genomic interval GCCAACTGAATGGAAGGCCAGGGACAAGCTCACGGAGGCGGAAAAAACCGTCGACAGGGCAAAGGAGTTGACCGCTCAGCTTCTTACATTCTCGAAAGGGGGAAGCCCGCTCAAAAAAACCCTCCATCTCCCGCCGATCATCCGGGAAGTCTCCAGGATATCTCTTTCACGGTCGCGGATCAAGTGCAAGTATGTGTTCCAGGAAGACGTCTGGCCCGTAAAGGCGGACGAGACACAGATCCGGCAGGTTATCCATCAGCTCGTCCGTAATGCGCGGTCAGCCATGCCCGAACACGGTTCGATCTCGATATCTGTCCGGAACAGGTCCCGTCAGTCCGAGCAGGGAGCGTTCCTGCCCGCAGGCGATTATGTTGAGGTCTGCATCTCCGACACAGGGAAAGGAATATCGAAGGAACATCTTTCGCAGGTCTTCGATCCCTATTTCACCACGAAGGACTTTAGTGCCCAGAAGGGCATGGGGCTCGGTCTTGCGGTGTGTTACTCCATCATCAAGAAACATGGCGGCCAGATCGAGGTGGAATCGGTCATCGACGAAGGAACGACTTTCAGGATATATCTTCCGGCCCACACAGCGGAATCATTGAAGGAGCCCGCGCCCGTCGAAACCGGATCTGAGAAGAAAGACCGTTTTAAGATACTCATCGCAGACGATGAGGAGTCCATACTGCAAACGACTTCGATGCTGCTGACCCACCTCGGCCATGATGTCACCGGCGTGGCTGATGGCACGAGAGCCATCGACCTTTATCGCAGGTCGATGGAATCTGGTTCTCCTTTCGATATCGTCATACTCGACCTTATCTCTCCCATCGGGCCCAACGGCGTGCAGATACTCCAGGAGCTCCGGCACATCAACCCCGCCGTCTGTGCCATCCTCTCGAGCGGCTACCCCAACGATCCCCAGATAATCAACCACAAGGACCACGGCTTCAAGGGTGTTCTCGTAAAACCATACAGGATAGAAGACCTCAGTGAAGTGTTGAAAAAGGTGATGGGTAACAGGTAACGGTTTATGGGCGCTGCTGTCCGGCATTCAGGAAGCAAGGAGAATAACCAATAACCAAAAAAATAATGATACCGGTGCCGGTTCTCCTTTGGTCATTGGTTATTATTTTTAGGTTATACTCTCTCTCATCACGACACCGGCTATATGTTCGAGGGGCGAGACGGTCTTTACGGCACCAAGTTTGATGGCCTCCTTCGGCATGCCGAAGACGACGCATGTTGCTTCGTCCTGCGCTATAGTGTACGCACCCGCTTCTTTCATCTCCAGCATCCCTTTCGCCCCATCGTCGCCCATTCCTGTCATGATGACGGCAACGGCATTCTTTCCCGCATACCGCGCGGCGGACCGGAAGAGGACATCAACGGAAGGCCTGTGGCGGGACACGAGCGGCCCCTCCTTTACCTCAACGTAGTACCGCGCGCCGCTTCTTTTGAGAAGGGTGTGCTTGTTTCCCGGTGCAATGAGGACACGTCCCCGGACCACGGTATCGTCGTTCTGTGCCTCTTTCACCGAAACGCGGCAGATCCCGTCAAGCCTCTTTGAGAAAGCCGCGGTGAAATGCTCAGGCATGTGCTGAACGATGACCATGCCAGGAGCGTCAAGCGGCAGGGCCTGAAGGAAGGACTTGAGGGCCTCCGTTCCACCTGTCGATGCGCCAACGACCACAACGCGCTCCGTGGTCTGGATCATGGCGCGCGTGGGTGCTTTCTCGATGACGGCGTCGGCCGTCAGCTTCGGTTCCACCTTTATAAGGCTCTTCTTCGCGCGCCCCAGCCGGGCCTCTGCCGCCGCCTTCACTGTATCACAGATGATGACTCTCGATTCCTCAAGGTACTGTTTTACGCCCATGCGCGGTTTCTCAATGATGTCCACCGCCCCGTACTCGAGGGCCTTCATCGCCGTCTCGGAATTCTTTTCTGTAAGGCTCGAGCACATGACGACGGGGATCGGCCTCTGTGTCATAACCTTATGAAGGAAGGTAATGCCATCCATCCGGGGCATTTCCACGTCGAGGGTTATGACGTCAGGAACGACGCGCCTCATGATGTCCGCGGCGACAAAGGGGTCTCTGGCTGAGCCGACCACTTCCAGCGTCTGGTCGGTTGCAAATATCTCTTCCAGAACCTGCCGCACCACTGCTGAATCATCAACGATCAAAACCTTGATCTTACCTGCCATGGAACCTCCACCGCCGCCCTCCCTCATCGGGGCTTTCTGAGGGTGCTGGTCATCGTTGTTTTCCTGTATACTGTCGGTGCAACCTGTTCGAGGGGAAGGTCCATGCCGAAGAGCGTCTCCGAATGACCCATAAAGATATATCCGCCCGGTTTCATGGACCGGCAGAACTTATTCAGAAGCTTTTCCTGAATGATCTTGTCAAAGTAGATGATCACGTTCCTGCAAAAGATCACGTCTATCATTTCCCGGAAGCCGAAGTCACCGTCCATGAAATTGAGTCTCCGGAAAGAGACGCAGGACCTTACTTCGGGGGCGAGCCTGACAAGGCCCGTTCCCGGGTTCTTGCTTCTCAACAGGAACTTCTTTTTAATTTCGAGAGGTACCGGGGCAACCCTCTCTTCTTCATATATCGCCCGCTGACCCTTTTCCAGAACGCGCTGGGAGATATCCGTCGCTATGATCTGAAAGGGAATCGCCCGCCCACCTGCGGCGTCCGTGAAGTTCTTGAGGACCATGGCGATGGTGTAGGGTTCTTCACCGCTCGAACAACCGGCGCTCCATATGGTGAGCTTATTTGCATGGGAGAACGTGCCCGTCCTCATAAGAGCGGGCAGCACCCGGGAGATGAGGAAATTGAAATGGGCCGGTTCACGAAAGAAATCCGTCTTGTTCGTTGTCACCTCGTCGATCATGTTCACCAGCTCGCCGCTGCGTCCCTCGTCGCTGAACAGATACGCACAGTATTCCTCGAAGGACGTCATGCCCAGCCTGCGCAATCTTTTCTGGAGTCTTCCTTCGAGCATGACCTTCTTGACGGGAGTGATCTTGATCCCCACCTCCCTGTGAATGAAAACGCTCAGTTCATCAAAAAGCTTGTTCGACAGTCTGACGGAGCCAGGATCGGCGGTACGGCCTGTTGAGTTACCGGGGCGGGCCATCACGGGTCCTATCCCAGGACCTTTTTCACTACCGCCAGGAGCTGCTCCGGCTTGAAGGGCTTGACTATCCAACCCGTGGCCCCGGCGCTCTTCCCCTCCTGTTTTCTGGTGTCCTGGGACTCCGTCGTGAGCATGATGATGGGTATGAATTTGTATGCGGCCTTGCCTCGGACCTCCTTTATCAAGCCGATCCCATCGAGGTTGGGCATATTGAGATCGGTGACGATCATATGGATCGCCGAACCGTTGAGCTTGGACAACGCGTCCTGTCCATCGCTAGCCTCGACCGTCTCATACCCCGCATTCTTGAGGGTGAAACTCACCATCTGGCGGACACTTACAGAATCATCGACAGTCATGATACATTTCGTCACCGTATTCTCCTCCTTGCGTCAAAAGATGCGGTTTCTTCACACTCACGGTGTTAATCATTAAAAGAGCTCCACGTTGTCGCCAAGATCATCACCGCAGGCAACATCATCGTTGTCTACGGTGGGCACGGCCGCACATTCCCTGTCCTTGCCGGCAAAAGGAATGACATTTGACGCCACGCTCTGATGGATGATCCTTTCTCTCTGCATCGTGTAATTGCTTTCGATATACTCCAGGGACCGGCCTCGCGCCCTCTCGAGCTCTTCCCGGGAAACGTTCCC includes:
- a CDS encoding chemotaxis response regulator protein-glutamate methylesterase codes for the protein MAGKIKVLIVDDSAVVRQVLEEIFATDQTLEVVGSARDPFVAADIMRRVVPDVITLDVEMPRMDGITFLHKVMTQRPIPVVMCSSLTEKNSETAMKALEYGAVDIIEKPRMGVKQYLEESRVIICDTVKAAAEARLGRAKKSLIKVEPKLTADAVIEKAPTRAMIQTTERVVVVGASTGGTEALKSFLQALPLDAPGMVIVQHMPEHFTAAFSKRLDGICRVSVKEAQNDDTVVRGRVLIAPGNKHTLLKRSGARYYVEVKEGPLVSRHRPSVDVLFRSAARYAGKNAVAVIMTGMGDDGAKGMLEMKEAGAYTIAQDEATCVVFGMPKEAIKLGAVKTVSPLEHIAGVVMRESIT
- a CDS encoding response regulator, with translation MTKCIMTVDDSVSVRQMVSFTLKNAGYETVEASDGQDALSKLNGSAIHMIVTDLNMPNLDGIGLIKEVRGKAAYKFIPIIMLTTESQDTRKQEGKSAGATGWIVKPFKPEQLLAVVKKVLG